From the genome of Nasonia vitripennis strain AsymCx chromosome 1, Nvit_psr_1.1, whole genome shotgun sequence, one region includes:
- the LOC100121356 gene encoding lachesin isoform X1: MKLLGVIFVLGLMHSVYSQRTPTISYISQEQIKDIGGTVEFVCSVQYSQDYPVLWIKVNKNREDQLPISTNTALIIRDSRFALRSDPSSSTYTLQIKDIQETDAGFYLCQILISTSSKISAEVELQVRRPPIISDNSTRSLVVSEGQPVELNCYAGGFPTPRISWRRENNAILPTGGSIYRGNTLKIAHVRKEDRGTYYCVAENGVGRGARRNINLEIEFAPVITAPRPRLGQALQYDMDLECHVEAYPPPGITWHKDEVQLSNNQHYSISHFATADEYTDTTLRVITIEKKQYGEYVCKAANKLGTAETRVELFETIIPVCPPACGQAYYAASIIPLSSGVMVAVALIVATIMRSRSSKY; this comes from the exons ATGAAGCTCTTGGGCGTGATCTTCGTCCTCGGACTGATGCATTCAG TCTATTCACAAAGAACACCCACCATATCGTACATCTCTCAAGAACAAATCAAAGACATCGGAGGCACTGTGGAATTCGTGTGCTCGGTGCAATACAGCCAGGATTATCCAGTGCTATGGATAAAAGTCAATAAGAATAGGGAGGATCAACTGCCCATATCTACCAACACTGCTCTCATTATTCGTGACAGCAGATTTGCTCTCAGATCTGATCCATCTTCTTCAACGTACACTTTACAG ATCAAAGATATTCAAGAAACAGATGCTGGCTTCTACCTCTGTCAGATTTTGATCTCTACCAGCAGCAAGATCTCTGCTGAAGTAGAGCTGCAAGTACGTAGACCACCTATCATCAGTGATAACTCCACTCGTTCATTGGTTGTGAGTGAAGGTCAACCCGTGGAGCTTAACTGTTATGCTGGAGGATTTCCCACACCTAGAATCTCATGGCGCAGAGAGAACAATGCCATTCTACCCACTGGAGGATCAATCTATCG TGGAAATACACTGAAGATCGCTCATGTCCGCAAGGAGGATCGTGGCACATATTACTGTGTTGCTGAAAACGGAGTCGGACGAGGTGCCCGACGAAACATCAATTTGGAAATTGAATTTGCTCCTGTCATCACTGCTCCACGTCCGCGTCTTGGCCAAGCGTTGCAGTACGACATGGATCTAGAATGTCACGTGGAAGCTTATCCACCACCTGGTATTACTTGGCACAAAGACGAGGTTCAGCTATCCAACAATCAACATTACAGCATATCACACTTCGCCACTGCCGACGAATACACCGACACCACTCTTCGTGTGATCACGATCGAGAAGAAGCAGTACGGCGAGTACGTGTGCAAGGCCGCTAATAAGCTTGGCACTGCCGAAACTCGAGTTGAACTTTTTG AAACCATTATTCCTGTATGTCCACCCGCTTGCGGTCAAGCATATTACGCAGCCAGTATAATTCCACTATCTTCTGGAGTGATGGTAGCCGTTGCCTTAATCGTAGCTACAATCATGAG AAGTCGCAGTTCCAAATATTAA
- the LOC100121356 gene encoding lachesin isoform X2 — protein sequence MKLLGVIFVLGLMHSVYSQRTPTISYISQEQIKDIGGTVEFVCSVQYSQDYPVLWIKVNKNREDQLPISTNTALIIRDSRFALRSDPSSSTYTLQIKDIQETDAGFYLCQILISTSSKISAEVELQVRRPPIISDNSTRSLVVSEGQPVELNCYAGGFPTPRISWRRENNAILPTGGSIYRGNTLKIAHVRKEDRGTYYCVAENGVGRGARRNINLEIEFAPVITAPRPRLGQALQYDMDLECHVEAYPPPGITWHKDEVQLSNNQHYSISHFATADEYTDTTLRVITIEKKQYGEYVCKAANKLGTAETRVELFEVAVPNINYPGLRWGGSQRQGASMWLLTVSAIFTFTKCIT from the exons ATGAAGCTCTTGGGCGTGATCTTCGTCCTCGGACTGATGCATTCAG TCTATTCACAAAGAACACCCACCATATCGTACATCTCTCAAGAACAAATCAAAGACATCGGAGGCACTGTGGAATTCGTGTGCTCGGTGCAATACAGCCAGGATTATCCAGTGCTATGGATAAAAGTCAATAAGAATAGGGAGGATCAACTGCCCATATCTACCAACACTGCTCTCATTATTCGTGACAGCAGATTTGCTCTCAGATCTGATCCATCTTCTTCAACGTACACTTTACAG ATCAAAGATATTCAAGAAACAGATGCTGGCTTCTACCTCTGTCAGATTTTGATCTCTACCAGCAGCAAGATCTCTGCTGAAGTAGAGCTGCAAGTACGTAGACCACCTATCATCAGTGATAACTCCACTCGTTCATTGGTTGTGAGTGAAGGTCAACCCGTGGAGCTTAACTGTTATGCTGGAGGATTTCCCACACCTAGAATCTCATGGCGCAGAGAGAACAATGCCATTCTACCCACTGGAGGATCAATCTATCG TGGAAATACACTGAAGATCGCTCATGTCCGCAAGGAGGATCGTGGCACATATTACTGTGTTGCTGAAAACGGAGTCGGACGAGGTGCCCGACGAAACATCAATTTGGAAATTGAATTTGCTCCTGTCATCACTGCTCCACGTCCGCGTCTTGGCCAAGCGTTGCAGTACGACATGGATCTAGAATGTCACGTGGAAGCTTATCCACCACCTGGTATTACTTGGCACAAAGACGAGGTTCAGCTATCCAACAATCAACATTACAGCATATCACACTTCGCCACTGCCGACGAATACACCGACACCACTCTTCGTGTGATCACGATCGAGAAGAAGCAGTACGGCGAGTACGTGTGCAAGGCCGCTAATAAGCTTGGCACTGCCGAAACTCGAGTTGAACTTTTTG AAGTCGCAGTTCCAAATATTAACTACCCAGGACTACGATGGGGCGGCAGCCAACGTCAAGGGGCATCGATGTGGCTGCTAACCGTGTCTGCGATCTTTACATTTACTAAGTGCATTACTTAA